In one window of Duganella dendranthematis DNA:
- the rnr gene encoding ribonuclease R — protein MSQSTHTIPSREEILGIFRSVDGPLDLRALSKSLKVGTDAQAILSRRLNAMQRDGQILIDDAGHYTLAAQTGFVAGRVSSHRDGFGFVIPDEPGEDLFLPEKEMQKVLHGDRVLAKVIGVDRRGRPEGTIVEVTQRANTHIIGRLLNESGVWVVAPEDQRISQDVLVEGSIGKAKAGQVVSVELTEQPMRFKQPVGKIVEVLGSLDDPGMEIEIAVRKFGVPHIFSDAALKQAAKLPDHVREADWGERVDLRDVPLVTIDGEDARDFDDAVYCEPVKIGRSNGYRLIVAIADVSHYVKPNDALDADALERSTSVYFPRRVIPMLPEKLSNGLCSLNPAVDRLTLVCDAVITAKGEIKAYQFYPAVIHSAARLTYTEVADILGNTKGPEAARRPGIVPHLLNLYDVFQALLKARAERGAIDFETTETYIVCNPNGKIEKIIPRTRNDAHRLIEECMLTANVCAADLLIRNKHPGTYRIHATPSGEKLKQVRSFLKQVNLNLGGGDKPAAGDYAALMREIKGRPDASLLQTMLLRSMQQAVYSPDNIGHFGLAYEAYAHFTSPIRRYPDLLTHRAIKAILLGKKYEPKIASTSVLNTNVSNATRKQQAKDKAEGKEKKAGDLTVWDALGVHCSANERRADEASRDVENWLKCYFMQDKLGEEYTGVITGVATFGIFVQLDQLFVEGMVHITDLGQDYFQYDDARHELKGERSGKTFQLTDHVSVQVVRVDLESRKIDLRLAGADAPPPRPDKGERQAKDRKTNLKPVPSMPAPAPAAQPAKSGKPSRKPAASAKPAVAKTKAAPAAKPRAAKAASNSKKKR, from the coding sequence TTGAGCCAATCTACACACACCATTCCCAGCCGTGAGGAAATTCTCGGCATCTTCCGCAGCGTCGACGGTCCACTGGACCTGCGCGCCTTGTCGAAATCGCTGAAAGTCGGCACCGACGCCCAGGCCATCCTGTCGCGTCGCCTGAACGCGATGCAGCGTGACGGCCAGATCCTGATCGATGATGCCGGCCACTACACGCTGGCCGCGCAGACCGGCTTCGTTGCCGGCCGCGTCAGCAGTCACCGCGACGGCTTCGGCTTTGTGATCCCGGACGAGCCGGGCGAAGACCTGTTCCTGCCCGAGAAGGAAATGCAGAAAGTCCTGCATGGCGACCGCGTGCTGGCCAAGGTCATCGGCGTGGACCGCCGTGGCCGCCCGGAAGGCACGATCGTCGAAGTCACCCAGCGTGCCAATACCCACATCATCGGCCGCCTGCTGAACGAGAGCGGCGTGTGGGTGGTGGCGCCGGAAGACCAGCGGATTTCGCAGGACGTGCTGGTCGAAGGTTCGATCGGCAAGGCCAAGGCTGGCCAGGTGGTCAGCGTTGAACTGACCGAGCAGCCGATGCGCTTCAAGCAGCCGGTCGGCAAAATTGTCGAAGTGCTGGGTTCGCTGGACGATCCCGGCATGGAAATCGAAATCGCCGTGCGCAAGTTCGGCGTGCCGCACATCTTCTCGGACGCCGCGCTGAAACAAGCCGCCAAGCTGCCGGACCATGTGCGTGAAGCCGACTGGGGCGAGCGCGTCGATTTGCGCGACGTGCCGCTGGTCACCATCGACGGCGAAGACGCGCGCGACTTCGACGATGCGGTCTACTGCGAACCGGTCAAGATCGGCCGCAGCAACGGCTACCGTCTGATCGTCGCGATTGCCGACGTCAGCCACTACGTCAAGCCGAACGACGCGCTCGATGCCGACGCGCTGGAACGCAGCACCTCGGTCTATTTCCCGCGCCGCGTGATTCCCATGCTGCCGGAAAAACTGTCCAACGGCCTGTGTTCGCTGAACCCGGCAGTCGACCGTCTGACGCTGGTGTGCGACGCCGTGATCACCGCCAAGGGCGAGATCAAGGCCTACCAGTTCTATCCGGCCGTGATTCACTCGGCCGCGCGCCTGACCTACACCGAAGTGGCCGACATCCTGGGTAACACCAAGGGTCCGGAAGCCGCGCGCCGTCCAGGCATCGTGCCGCACCTGCTGAATCTGTACGACGTGTTCCAGGCGCTGCTGAAAGCGCGCGCGGAACGTGGCGCCATCGATTTCGAGACCACCGAAACCTATATCGTCTGCAATCCGAACGGCAAGATCGAGAAGATCATCCCGCGCACCCGCAATGATGCGCACCGTCTGATTGAAGAGTGCATGTTGACCGCCAACGTTTGCGCGGCCGATCTGCTGATTCGCAACAAGCATCCGGGCACCTACCGCATTCACGCCACGCCGAGCGGTGAAAAGCTCAAGCAAGTGCGCAGCTTCCTCAAGCAGGTCAACCTGAACCTGGGTGGCGGCGACAAGCCGGCTGCGGGCGACTATGCCGCGCTGATGCGCGAGATCAAGGGGCGTCCGGATGCGTCGCTGCTGCAGACCATGCTGTTGCGCTCGATGCAGCAGGCGGTCTACTCACCGGACAACATCGGCCACTTCGGCCTGGCGTATGAGGCGTATGCCCACTTCACCAGCCCGATTCGCCGCTATCCGGACTTGCTGACGCACCGCGCCATCAAGGCCATCCTGCTGGGCAAGAAATACGAGCCGAAGATCGCCAGCACCAGCGTGCTGAACACCAACGTCTCGAACGCCACCCGCAAGCAGCAAGCCAAGGACAAGGCCGAGGGCAAAGAGAAAAAAGCCGGCGACCTGACCGTGTGGGACGCGCTGGGCGTGCACTGCTCGGCCAACGAACGCCGCGCCGACGAAGCGTCGCGCGATGTCGAGAACTGGCTGAAGTGCTACTTCATGCAGGACAAGCTGGGCGAGGAATACACCGGCGTCATCACCGGCGTGGCCACCTTCGGCATCTTCGTGCAGCTGGACCAGTTGTTTGTCGAAGGCATGGTGCACATCACCGACCTGGGCCAGGATTACTTCCAGTACGACGATGCGCGTCACGAGCTGAAAGGCGAACGCTCCGGCAAGACCTTCCAGCTGACCGACCATGTCAGCGTGCAGGTGGTGCGCGTGGACCTGGAGTCGCGCAAGATCGACCTGCGCCTGGCCGGGGCCGATGCGCCGCCGCCACGTCCGGACAAGGGCGAGCGTCAGGCCAAAGACCGCAAGACCAATCTCAAGCCTGTTCCGTCGATGCCGGCGCCGGCACCGGCCGCCCAACCTGCCAAATCCGGCAAGCCTTCGCGCAAGCCGGCGGCTTCCGCCAAGCCTGCCGTGGCCAAGACCAAGGCTGCACCCGCAGCCAAACCCAGAGCAGCCAAAGCTGCCTCTAATAGTAAGAAGAAGCGATAA
- a CDS encoding SDR family oxidoreductase, whose translation MIIVTAASGQLGRLVIAELLKRVPAENIVAAVRDPAKAVDLADQGVLVRHADYNDPATLDAALEGATKVLLISSNDLGKRVSQHRNVIDAAARAKVGLLAYTSVLHADSSTLSLAGEHRATEEAVRASGLSYSLLRNGWYVENYTVSLGGAIAHGALAGGAGEGRISAAARADYAEAAAVVLASSGAVEQVYELAGDTAFTLAELAAEVSRQSGKTIPFHNLPQKDYAELLVNVGLPAPLADLIADSDTQAAQGALFDDSRTLGKLIGRPTISLADAVKAAL comes from the coding sequence ATGATTATCGTTACTGCTGCAAGCGGCCAACTGGGCCGTCTGGTGATTGCTGAACTGCTCAAGCGCGTGCCTGCCGAAAACATCGTCGCCGCCGTGCGCGACCCGGCCAAGGCGGTCGACCTGGCCGACCAGGGCGTGCTGGTGCGCCATGCCGACTACAACGATCCCGCCACGCTGGATGCAGCGTTGGAAGGCGCCACCAAGGTGCTGCTGATCTCGTCCAATGACCTGGGCAAGCGTGTGTCGCAGCACCGCAACGTGATCGATGCCGCTGCCCGTGCCAAGGTCGGTCTGCTGGCCTACACCAGCGTGCTCCACGCCGACAGCTCGACGTTGAGCCTGGCAGGCGAACACCGCGCCACCGAAGAGGCGGTACGCGCTTCGGGCCTGTCGTACAGTCTGCTGCGCAATGGCTGGTATGTGGAGAACTACACGGTCAGTCTGGGCGGCGCGATTGCGCACGGTGCGCTGGCCGGAGGCGCCGGCGAGGGCCGCATCTCGGCCGCCGCGCGCGCCGACTATGCCGAAGCGGCAGCCGTGGTGCTGGCCAGCAGCGGCGCGGTGGAGCAGGTCTATGAACTGGCGGGCGACACCGCCTTTACGCTGGCCGAACTGGCAGCCGAAGTCTCGCGCCAGAGCGGCAAAACCATCCCGTTCCACAATCTGCCGCAGAAGGACTACGCTGAGTTGCTGGTGAATGTGGGTCTGCCAGCCCCGCTGGCCGACCTGATCGCCGACTCCGACACCCAAGCCGCACAAGGCGCACTGTTCGACGACAGCCGCACCCTGGGCAAACTGATCGGCCGTCCCACCATCTCGCTGGCTGACGCAGTGAAAGCAGCGCTGTAA
- a CDS encoding MFS transporter, producing the protein MMTTFKNRWTAQKRSLLGACLTHALHDGYTDGLYAFLPVWQAQFGLSYAALAVVRALYYGTMGGLQIPADRALRGWPPRAALVLSTLLAAAGLLIMALPLGFAGLCVGLVVAGMGSSIQHPRGSMLVADTYGKASRRALGTYNFAGDIGKATLPALVALLLPILAWRPVLALMALPGIVLAAALPMLTPATSGAALADKAGAAEHGGRHGRGGFRILMSIGALDTATRMGYLLFLPFLIHDKGGGSPTVGIALALLFIGGAFGKASCGWLGEQLGVVGCVMATEAATALLIVTTLSTALVPTLFLLPLLGVVLNGTSSVLYGTVPELSAGDTGRAFAEFYTSVIGAGGIAPIVYGMVADHSNKTVGVLTSAATAFLIVPLALMLRAHLRQSAIEQRSTPS; encoded by the coding sequence ATGATGACGACATTCAAAAACCGCTGGACCGCGCAGAAACGCAGCCTGCTCGGCGCCTGCCTGACGCACGCGCTGCACGACGGCTATACCGATGGCCTGTATGCCTTTCTGCCGGTCTGGCAGGCGCAGTTCGGCCTCTCCTACGCCGCGCTGGCGGTGGTCCGCGCGCTGTACTACGGCACCATGGGCGGGCTGCAGATTCCGGCCGACCGGGCCCTGCGCGGCTGGCCGCCGCGCGCCGCGCTGGTGTTGTCGACCCTGCTGGCGGCGGCCGGTCTGCTGATCATGGCGCTGCCACTTGGCTTTGCCGGGCTGTGCGTCGGCCTGGTGGTCGCCGGCATGGGGTCGAGCATTCAGCATCCACGCGGGTCGATGCTGGTCGCTGATACCTACGGCAAGGCGTCACGGCGCGCACTGGGGACATATAATTTTGCCGGCGATATCGGCAAGGCCACGCTGCCCGCGCTGGTTGCCCTGCTGCTGCCGATACTGGCCTGGCGACCGGTGCTGGCGCTGATGGCGCTGCCGGGCATCGTGCTGGCGGCTGCGCTACCGATGCTGACGCCGGCCACCAGCGGCGCCGCCCTTGCCGACAAGGCGGGCGCTGCGGAGCATGGCGGGCGGCACGGACGCGGCGGCTTCCGCATCCTCATGAGCATCGGCGCGCTCGACACGGCAACCCGAATGGGCTACCTGTTGTTCCTGCCTTTCCTCATCCACGACAAGGGCGGCGGCTCGCCGACGGTGGGCATCGCGCTCGCCCTGCTGTTCATCGGCGGCGCTTTCGGCAAGGCGAGCTGCGGCTGGCTGGGCGAACAGCTGGGCGTGGTCGGCTGCGTCATGGCGACGGAAGCCGCCACCGCGTTACTGATCGTGACGACGCTGTCCACTGCGCTGGTGCCGACCTTGTTCCTGCTACCACTGCTGGGCGTCGTATTGAACGGCACCTCGTCGGTTTTATATGGCACCGTGCCGGAACTGTCGGCCGGAGATACCGGCCGCGCCTTTGCCGAGTTCTACACCAGTGTGATAGGCGCAGGCGGCATCGCGCCGATTGTGTACGGCATGGTCGCCGACCACAGCAACAAAACCGTCGGTGTGCTGACTTCGGCGGCCACCGCCTTCCTGATCGTCCCGCTGGCACTGATGCTGCGCGCGCACCTGCGCCAGTCCGCCATTGAACAACGGAGCACGCCGTCATGA
- the cysE gene encoding serine O-acetyltransferase, protein MFHRLRQDINSIIERDPAARNAWEVLTCYPGLQAIVLHRWAHWYWTHKLKWLGRFVSYLARILTGIEIHPGASIGRRVFIDHGFGVVIGETAEVGDDCTIYQGVTLGGTSLHTGAKRHPTLGRGVIIGAGAKVLGGFTVGDYAKVGSNAVLLKPVPPGATAVGNPAHIVQKDLLNAAGNPFAAYGVTPNGDDPLSKALRGLIEHAAKQEQRIEQLAATLRAAGLECQSVPECDKLNSDQLNKLVE, encoded by the coding sequence ATGTTCCACCGTCTCCGTCAGGACATCAACAGCATCATCGAACGCGATCCCGCCGCCCGCAACGCCTGGGAGGTGCTGACCTGCTATCCCGGGTTGCAAGCCATCGTGCTGCACCGCTGGGCGCACTGGTACTGGACCCACAAGCTGAAATGGCTGGGCCGCTTCGTCTCCTACCTGGCCCGCATCCTCACCGGCATTGAAATCCACCCTGGCGCCAGCATCGGCCGCCGCGTCTTCATCGATCACGGCTTCGGCGTGGTGATCGGCGAAACCGCCGAAGTCGGCGACGATTGCACCATCTACCAGGGCGTGACGCTGGGCGGCACCTCGCTGCATACCGGCGCCAAGCGCCATCCCACCTTGGGCCGCGGCGTCATCATCGGCGCCGGCGCCAAGGTGCTGGGCGGCTTTACGGTCGGCGATTACGCCAAGGTCGGCTCCAACGCCGTGCTGCTGAAGCCGGTGCCGCCGGGCGCGACCGCCGTCGGCAATCCGGCCCACATCGTCCAAAAGGATTTACTCAACGCCGCCGGCAACCCGTTCGCCGCCTACGGCGTCACGCCCAACGGCGACGATCCGCTGTCGAAGGCGCTGCGCGGACTGATCGAACATGCCGCCAAGCAGGAGCAGCGCATCGAACAACTGGCGGCGACTCTGCGGGCGGCCGGGCTGGAGTGCCAGAGCGTGCCCGAGTGTGATAAATTGAATTCTGACCAACTGAACAAGCTCGTCGAATAA
- a CDS encoding SDR family oxidoreductase, with product MNPSPVILITGGSRGIGAATARLAAARGYDVAISFAADEAGALAVASDIEAAGRRALVRRADSADPQQVAELFNAIDRKFGRIDVLVNNAAIIAPQSRLESLTFERMQRIFAVNTIGPMLCAQEAVKRMSHRHNGPGGAIVNVSSAAARLGSPNEYVDYAASKGALETFTTGLAREVAREGIRVNCVRPGHIYTEMHASGGEPGRVDRLKDSIPMGRGGQPEEVARAILWLASGEASFVTGTFVDATGGK from the coding sequence ATGAACCCCTCTCCCGTGATACTGATTACCGGCGGCAGCCGCGGCATCGGCGCCGCCACCGCGCGCCTGGCCGCCGCCCGAGGCTACGACGTGGCGATCAGCTTCGCCGCCGACGAAGCCGGCGCGCTGGCGGTCGCGTCCGATATCGAAGCAGCCGGCCGCCGAGCCCTGGTGCGGCGCGCCGACAGCGCCGACCCGCAACAGGTAGCGGAATTGTTCAACGCGATAGACCGCAAGTTCGGCCGCATCGATGTCCTGGTCAACAATGCCGCCATCATCGCGCCCCAGTCCCGGCTGGAAAGTCTGACGTTCGAGCGCATGCAGCGCATTTTCGCCGTCAACACGATCGGCCCGATGCTCTGCGCGCAGGAGGCGGTGAAGCGCATGTCCCATCGCCACAACGGGCCGGGTGGCGCGATTGTCAACGTATCATCGGCGGCGGCGCGGCTGGGCAGCCCTAATGAATACGTCGACTATGCGGCGTCGAAAGGCGCGCTGGAGACCTTCACCACCGGTTTGGCCAGGGAAGTCGCGCGCGAAGGGATACGGGTGAACTGCGTGCGCCCCGGCCACATCTACACCGAGATGCACGCCAGCGGCGGCGAGCCGGGACGCGTGGACCGGCTGAAAGACTCGATTCCGATGGGCAGAGGCGGCCAACCGGAGGAAGTCGCGCGCGCGATACTCTGGCTGGCCAGTGGCGAGGCGTCCTTCGTCACGGGCACCTTCGTCGACGCCACTGGCGGCAAGTAA
- a CDS encoding ATP-binding protein, producing the protein MNIISNWFDSQNFMPHGHCFLWMPSILWASVISDALIALAYLTIPISLVYFIRKRRDMPFDWMFIAFGVFILACGATHVMDVWVIWRPDYVVAVGLKAITAVASVVTAIAMVRLIPIALRIPSPAQLAAVNAELQKANDDLRTAMERAEVANRAKSAFLASMSHELRTPLNAILGYAQILKRDKGLTVPQQTGISTIQQGGQHLLALINDVLDLSRVDAGKMEFHPRPVRLGDLLSVVADIMRVRAEQKHLYFELELMGALPLAVSVDETRLRQVLLNLLGNAVKFTDRGAVRLRVSPLPPAPDQSAGVARLCFEVVDEGIGIAADQQEAIFRPFEQVGDASRRAGGTGLGLAISRQLVQLMGGALQVESTQGKGSRFWFDVALKVVDAPGVLMSGERIATGYVGPRKTILVVDDVAANRALLRDLLGALGFRTFEAENGMSALAQTQSVRPDMVLLDMIMPGMDGLEIMRRLRGDVRTADTPVLMISASSTPEEEERSLKVGANAFLAKPVNEHDLLREIGAHLKLEWTE; encoded by the coding sequence ATGAATATCATCAGCAACTGGTTCGACAGCCAGAATTTCATGCCGCATGGGCATTGCTTCCTGTGGATGCCGTCCATCCTGTGGGCTAGTGTGATTTCCGACGCCTTGATCGCGCTGGCTTATCTCACCATCCCCATCAGCCTGGTGTACTTCATCCGCAAGCGGCGCGACATGCCGTTTGACTGGATGTTCATCGCCTTTGGTGTATTTATTCTCGCTTGCGGCGCCACGCACGTGATGGATGTGTGGGTGATCTGGCGGCCGGACTATGTGGTGGCGGTGGGTTTGAAAGCGATCACCGCCGTCGCCTCGGTCGTGACGGCCATCGCCATGGTGCGCCTGATTCCGATCGCGCTACGCATCCCGAGTCCGGCGCAACTGGCGGCGGTCAACGCCGAGCTGCAAAAAGCCAACGACGACCTGCGTACCGCCATGGAGCGCGCCGAGGTGGCCAACCGCGCCAAGAGCGCCTTCCTGGCGTCAATGAGCCACGAGTTGCGCACACCGCTCAACGCCATTCTCGGCTATGCCCAGATCCTCAAGCGTGACAAGGGCTTGACCGTGCCGCAGCAGACCGGCATCAGCACCATCCAGCAGGGCGGGCAGCATCTGCTGGCGCTGATCAACGACGTGCTCGACCTGTCGCGCGTCGATGCCGGCAAGATGGAATTCCATCCACGCCCGGTGCGGCTGGGCGATCTGCTGTCGGTGGTGGCCGACATCATGCGCGTGCGTGCCGAGCAAAAACATCTGTACTTTGAACTGGAGTTGATGGGCGCCTTGCCGCTGGCGGTCAGTGTGGATGAGACGCGGCTGCGCCAGGTGTTGTTGAACCTGCTTGGCAATGCCGTCAAATTTACCGATCGCGGCGCGGTGCGGCTGCGCGTGTCGCCGCTGCCGCCAGCGCCGGATCAGTCGGCCGGCGTGGCGCGCCTGTGCTTTGAGGTGGTAGATGAGGGCATCGGCATCGCCGCCGATCAGCAGGAGGCCATCTTCCGGCCGTTCGAGCAGGTAGGTGATGCATCGCGGCGCGCCGGCGGTACCGGTCTCGGGCTGGCGATCAGCCGGCAACTGGTGCAGTTGATGGGCGGCGCTTTGCAGGTGGAAAGCACGCAGGGCAAGGGCAGCCGTTTCTGGTTTGACGTGGCGCTGAAAGTGGTGGATGCCCCCGGTGTGCTGATGAGTGGCGAGCGCATCGCCACCGGTTACGTCGGCCCGCGCAAGACGATTCTGGTGGTAGACGATGTGGCCGCCAACCGCGCGCTGCTGCGCGACCTGCTGGGTGCGCTCGGCTTCCGCACCTTCGAGGCGGAAAACGGCATGTCGGCGCTGGCGCAAACCCAGTCGGTGCGGCCGGACATGGTGCTGCTGGATATGATCATGCCCGGCATGGATGGTCTGGAAATCATGCGCCGCTTGCGCGGTGATGTGCGTACCGCCGATACGCCGGTGCTGATGATTTCCGCCAGCTCTACGCCGGAAGAGGAGGAGCGCTCGCTGAAGGTGGGTGCCAACGCCTTCCTGGCCAAGCCGGTCAACGAGCACGACCTGTTGCGCGAGATCGGCGCGCACCTGAAACTGGAATGGACGGAGTAG
- the rlmB gene encoding 23S rRNA (guanosine(2251)-2'-O)-methyltransferase RlmB, translated as MSKNKMIFGFHAVTSRLRHEAASVEEIFVDAGRDDRRMKDLIANAKAAGVRVMPVDSARLDKIVGTRRHQGVIAFASQLALARNLDELLDAIDGPPLLLVLDGITDPHNLGACLRVADGVGAHAVIVPKDRAVGLNATAAKVASGAAETVPYITVTNLARTLRDLKDRDIWLIGTSDDGEKGLYEADFTGPTALVMGSEGEGMRRLTRETCDMLVSIPMFGSVESLNVSVASGVCLYEARRQRIAKEG; from the coding sequence ATGAGTAAGAACAAAATGATTTTCGGTTTTCACGCGGTGACCTCGCGTTTGCGTCACGAGGCCGCCTCTGTGGAAGAAATTTTCGTCGATGCCGGTCGTGACGACCGCCGCATGAAGGATTTGATCGCCAACGCCAAAGCGGCTGGCGTGCGCGTGATGCCGGTCGATTCGGCACGTCTGGACAAAATTGTTGGCACCCGTCGTCACCAGGGCGTGATTGCGTTTGCGTCGCAGCTGGCGCTGGCGCGCAATCTGGATGAACTGCTGGATGCGATTGACGGTCCGCCGCTGCTGCTGGTGCTGGATGGCATTACCGATCCGCATAACCTGGGCGCTTGCCTGCGCGTCGCCGATGGCGTGGGCGCGCATGCGGTGATTGTGCCGAAGGACCGCGCGGTTGGCTTAAATGCGACGGCGGCCAAGGTAGCGTCGGGCGCGGCGGAAACCGTGCCTTATATCACCGTGACCAATCTGGCGCGCACCCTGCGTGACCTGAAGGATCGCGATATCTGGCTGATCGGTACCTCGGATGACGGCGAAAAAGGCCTGTACGAAGCCGACTTCACCGGCCCGACCGCGCTGGTGATGGGTTCGGAAGGCGAGGGCATGCGCCGCCTGACGCGCGAGACCTGCGACATGCTGGTCAGCATTCCGATGTTCGGCTCGGTTGAGAGTCTGAACGTGTCGGTGGCGTCGGGCGTGTGCCTGTACGAAGCGCGCCGTCAGCGTATCGCCAAAGAAGGCTGA
- a CDS encoding YceH family protein, translating to MEDTPDGAEVLDPFEIRVLAVLAEKEALTPDNYPLSLNALVNGCNQLSSRDPVMALSEEAVSEVLQRLMQRKYVNGITQAGARVTKYEHRMRIKWSLEQDKVAVLSILMLRGLQTAGEIRTRSGRLHDFKSVADVEQALQFLIDKYPPLVSKLPLAPGTKEPRYGQLLGGEEALAREETAASLGGSVAQGSRVGALEQEVQQLRRQVEDLSAQFAEFRKQFE from the coding sequence ATGGAAGATACGCCCGATGGCGCAGAAGTGCTGGACCCGTTTGAAATCCGCGTGCTGGCCGTGCTGGCCGAGAAGGAAGCGCTAACGCCCGATAACTATCCGCTGTCGCTGAACGCGCTGGTCAACGGCTGCAACCAGCTGTCCAGCCGCGATCCGGTGATGGCGCTGTCGGAAGAAGCGGTGTCCGAAGTGCTGCAGCGGCTGATGCAGCGCAAGTACGTCAACGGCATCACCCAGGCTGGCGCCCGCGTCACCAAGTACGAGCATCGCATGCGCATCAAGTGGTCGCTGGAGCAGGACAAGGTGGCCGTGCTGAGCATCCTGATGCTGCGCGGCCTGCAAACCGCCGGCGAGATCCGCACCCGCAGCGGCCGCCTGCATGATTTCAAATCGGTGGCCGATGTTGAACAGGCGCTGCAATTCCTGATCGACAAATACCCGCCGCTGGTGTCCAAACTGCCGCTGGCGCCCGGCACCAAGGAGCCGCGCTACGGCCAGTTGCTGGGTGGCGAAGAGGCATTGGCGCGCGAGGAAACCGCCGCCAGCCTGGGCGGTTCGGTCGCGCAGGGCAGCCGCGTCGGCGCGCTGGAACAGGAAGTGCAGCAGCTGCGCCGCCAGGTGGAAGACCTGAGCGCGCAGTTTGCCGAGTTCCGCAAGCAGTTCGAATAA